One Gossypium raimondii isolate GPD5lz chromosome 3, ASM2569854v1, whole genome shotgun sequence genomic window carries:
- the LOC128031841 gene encoding putative GEM-like protein 8, giving the protein MKNQILKQVTGVPIKAATYGVERRTSRQYLPDAAGQYHISSQGATKSKGNFVLERMNLIGKKAGTFAHGVREHVRLGPKISETVKGKLSLGARILQVGGLENVFKQLFSFREGEKLLKACQCYLSTTAGPIAGLLFISSEKVAFCSERSIKIPCPNGEYVRVHYKVVVPVEKIKGVNQSENMKKPCQKYMEIVTVDGFDIWFMGFLNYQKAFKCLQQAISQGLDDVDTF; this is encoded by the exons atgaagaatcaGATTCTTAAACAAGTTACTGGAGTACCAATCAAAGCAGCAACATATGGAGTTGAAAGAAGAACATCAAGGCAATACTTACCTGATGCTGCAGGCCAATACCACATTTCATCACAAGGGGCTACAAAGA GCAAAGGGAACTTTGTACTCGAAAGGATGAACTTGATAGGGAAGAAAGCTGGTACCTTCGCCCACGGTGTCCGAGAGCATG TGAGATTGGGGCCAAAGATTAGTGAAACAGTGAAGGGAAAGCTGAGTTTAGGGGCAAGGATTCTTCAAGTAGGAGGGTTGGAGAATGTTTTCAAGCAGTTGTTTAGTTTCAGAGAAGGAGAGAAGCTGTTAAAGGCTTGCCAATGTTATTTATCAACAACAGCAGGCCCTATTGCAGGCCTACTTTTCATCTCATCTGAAAAGGTTGCCTTTTGCAGTGAGAGATCAATCAAAATCCCTTGTCCAAATGGAGAATATGTGAGAGTCCATTACAAGGTTGTGGTTCCAGTTGAGAAAATAAAGGGGGTGAACCAGAGTGAGAACATGAAGAAACCATGTCAAAAGTACATGGAAATTGTGACAGTGGATGGTTTCGATATCTGGTTCATGGGGTTCTTGAATTATCAGAAAGCTTTCAAATGTCTGCAGCAGGCAATCTCACAGGGACTGGATGATGTAGACACTTTCTAG